The Alkalibacter rhizosphaerae genomic sequence CGATGCGTGAAATAGTACGGTTGTCTTTGGTCTTGTTTGTCATAGCTGCCATCTCCGCCTTGTTGTTGGGTGCGACCAATTACGTAACAAGAGACATCATAGCAGAACAGATCCGGGTCCAGAATGAACAGGCCAGGATCGAAGTATTGGGGGAAGCGGATGCCTTTGAACAAATGGATCCGGCCCAACTTCGTTCCCTGGTGGAAAATCTGGGTTTTGAAAATCCGGAGATCATGGAAGAAGTGTATATTGGGAAAAAGAGCGGAGAGATCATTGGCTATACCTTCAAATCCTTGCCGAAAGGATACGGAGGCAATATAACGGTCCTTACCGGCATTGCCTTGGATGGAACCGTCACCGGCATGCGGGTGGTCAGCCACAGCGAGACACCTGGTTTGGGAGCCAAATCCACGGAGCCGGCGTTTATGGACCAGTTCCAGGGTTTGTCCGCAGGCGAACCTGTGTCCGTTATCAAGAGCGGAACGTCCCAGGGCAATGAAGTGAACGCCATCACCGGTTCCACCATTACTTCCCAGGGCGTGACCGACGGTGTGAATGCTTCCATTGAAGTGTTCGGCGAACTTAATAAGTAGGGTGGAGGTGTAATAATCATGGAATTTGGAAAAAACTTATTTAATGGAATTATTCCCGAAAACCCGATCTTTCGATTGATGCTGGGCATGTGTCCCACGCTGGCCGTTACCACATCGGCCGTCAACGGAGTGGGAATGGGACTATCTACAACAGTGGTGCTGATCGGATCCAACGTGGTCATCGCGTTGTTGAAGAAAGTCATCCCGGATAAAATTCGGATCCCCGCTTTTATCGTGGTCATTGCCACGTTTGTAACACTGGTGGGATTGTTGTTGAAAGCTTATATTCCGGCATTGGATCAATCCTTGGGGTTGTTCATCCCATTGATCGTGGTCAACTGCATCATTCTGGCTCGAGCGGAAGCCTTTGCTTCCAAAAATACGGTCATGAATTCTTTGGCGGACGGCTTGGGAATGGGTCTGGGCTTTACCCTGGCGTTGACCATCATTGCATCCATTCGAGAACTTTTCGGTGCTGGAAGCATATTTGGGATCTCCATCCTTGGCGCGAGTTTT encodes the following:
- the rsxE gene encoding electron transport complex subunit RsxE, which produces MEFGKNLFNGIIPENPIFRLMLGMCPTLAVTTSAVNGVGMGLSTTVVLIGSNVVIALLKKVIPDKIRIPAFIVVIATFVTLVGLLLKAYIPALDQSLGLFIPLIVVNCIILARAEAFASKNTVMNSLADGLGMGLGFTLALTIIASIRELFGAGSIFGISILGASFEPALMMILPPGAFLTLGLLLALLNKVTASK
- a CDS encoding RnfABCDGE type electron transport complex subunit G; amino-acid sequence: MREIVRLSLVLFVIAAISALLLGATNYVTRDIIAEQIRVQNEQARIEVLGEADAFEQMDPAQLRSLVENLGFENPEIMEEVYIGKKSGEIIGYTFKSLPKGYGGNITVLTGIALDGTVTGMRVVSHSETPGLGAKSTEPAFMDQFQGLSAGEPVSVIKSGTSQGNEVNAITGSTITSQGVTDGVNASIEVFGELNK